One Legionellales bacterium genomic window carries:
- a CDS encoding AMP-binding protein, whose protein sequence is MEMNLISLNNAQKSMISDCLESSNKSVYVTQVKICLRTINDVNLLKFCCLKTIEHYPFLRSFIQFKENDCCLEISPLKNEQVIHHDLRNYSYHQAKITQEKIIEEDLEEGINIENQILARFMLITLKEDEHVLIFTHHHVLLDYQSFKKISIEILDNFIRLTQNREMVFSNTYIQYQTKNHSPTYKQLHFHQAKSLSLPGRIKKSKDVAEHSFHEYKLSSQLTSDINRIASTLKTTPGRLFYLTWGLMLCKYGYSNTATFNIIRDFRSKTIGKKSEVGVFLETFPIQIDYSKNKTARDIAEILNKQILRANDNSICLVENIVDFKKESFQQELVNQFADLVVSADFLSLTSYPLCMEIWTDKKKYYLRFTFDKTQFPNQVIKQLSENIELFFKELCNNHELSVANFCIAKHTIKKKIKKELERFDMVSMMEKNFSAMETKVALRCKNIELTYLELATISNNLMRLIRNQCPDSQLILVCLERSTDLVIAIITAIRLGKTVMPVDSTLPQQRIDKLLLLSNCDLIITDNCNIDRFSQKIAKILNINTKTVYINKSIHPKTKYNADYAIFTSGTTGKPKGVLVQRAGISNTVKSLIKHMKLTCNDNFLSVANFGFDMAIIDIWMPLTLGATLTIATEEERITPETIISLIEKYKINYMGATPAFWQALVDSKLTKPSHKIKILTGGETLPKNLARSLIKIGSLYNIYGPTENSICSTIKTVIDENDITIGKPINNVNYEIRDIFGKSAPCYAIGEIQLSGIGLSPGYLNDHEISHTYLTGDLAFVNDKSDIVFCGRADQQIKISGYRVNKDEVVDEIEKIPGVKKAVLVDTKSNNETYKQVTLTAYIVPKAVTKLSVFKQEIVNHLIEVFPHYMIPTKYAFLSHYPTNQNGKLDMKNLGEFILNDEPIVQNSQDEIIGKIASIWSIILNTKVDKNHNKNFFELGGNSIKTTKLVSLLKTHFDNVDINVVDIYRNPMLFSQASLVASGEKTTSNTIKRDSKMRNETQFAIIGMSCRAPDIESTEDLWDVLSNKRITLSKHQNEHINASNFVSTCGVYANTYYFDNAFFNITNSEARNLDPQHRILLEISYEALDDAGYCVNKPEKTGVFTSCGENYYNYNFPDRVNCFSLNNIKHQLNTSPSFSASHIAYYLNLTGPAIHIDTACSSSLVAITKACQSIKDGESDIAIVAGVSLILPEFSGYLYHKDGIFSETGECRVFDQKSNGAVPSSGAGALILKPLSKAIEDKDNIYGIIKGYSVNNDGNNKASYTAPSVDSQVRCLTDALQNANIKTDEIDYIEAHGTGTYIGDPVELQAICEAYSERQNPVNIGSLKANIGHTNQAAGILGVIKLLLMIKNQSIPPQPSFDSLNKNIKTDLIKIEKERINASINTCAISSFGLGGTNAHVIITRYKDTKAQEYTAKNSYVLIPVSARSENLLEKKIISLRNFLIRIRSESSYDQASFLYNLAYTLQYKKNHCQSRILFVVSTLDQLILQLEEPYDQGKMIYSIPDKKTISLARNWLSGDIVNWKSLRQNPNAKTTHVPICVWDKNKLNIAQDINIKHNKLGDNNALAQEKLIEIWKYYFNENINVTSDFYDLGGDSLMAIEMADSISKFFSIKINPNTLLEKRNIIELSMLIQELEHNSKKQKICFLIRQGTTGKNLFFLPPIGGTSFCYITLSKYISSEYNIYVLNDPDIDSIECQYRSISDMAKFYYDEILRIQPSGKYNLAGLSLGGILSIEIALKLQEQQKTLGFIGLIESWAKVPSELLDMNIFYSIIQHQHDVILKQIENTPYKISKSPWLKVQNARMNQLFLHKQKPFNFPAILFKANETNKYFAPIDEDTNHWSFYTQSNLTIHKCNGNHETILYGEYGKALSILINEYLE, encoded by the coding sequence ATGGAAATGAATTTAATTTCTCTTAATAATGCTCAAAAAAGCATGATTTCCGACTGCTTAGAGTCATCTAATAAATCAGTCTATGTAACACAAGTAAAGATTTGTTTGCGTACTATCAATGATGTAAATTTACTAAAATTTTGTTGCTTGAAAACGATTGAACACTATCCTTTTCTGAGATCATTTATTCAGTTTAAAGAAAATGATTGTTGCTTAGAAATCTCCCCACTAAAGAATGAGCAAGTCATACATCACGATCTAAGGAATTACTCCTATCACCAAGCAAAAATAACACAAGAAAAAATTATTGAAGAAGATCTTGAAGAAGGTATTAATATTGAGAATCAAATTTTAGCCCGCTTTATGCTAATTACACTTAAAGAAGATGAACATGTATTAATATTTACACATCATCATGTGTTGCTCGATTATCAGTCTTTCAAAAAAATTTCGATAGAAATATTAGATAATTTCATAAGATTAACGCAAAATAGAGAGATGGTGTTTTCTAATACTTATATTCAATATCAAACAAAAAATCACTCTCCAACTTATAAACAGCTCCACTTTCATCAAGCAAAATCACTGTCATTACCTGGTCGGATAAAAAAGAGTAAAGACGTAGCCGAGCATTCATTTCATGAATATAAATTATCAAGCCAATTAACGTCAGACATCAATCGCATCGCATCAACTTTAAAAACAACCCCTGGCAGATTGTTTTATCTCACGTGGGGATTGATGCTTTGTAAATATGGTTATTCAAACACAGCAACCTTTAATATCATACGTGATTTCAGGAGTAAAACTATAGGGAAAAAAAGTGAAGTTGGCGTTTTCCTTGAAACATTTCCCATCCAAATAGACTACTCCAAAAATAAGACTGCACGAGATATTGCTGAAATTTTAAATAAACAAATTCTTAGAGCAAATGATAATAGCATTTGCTTAGTCGAAAATATTGTTGATTTTAAAAAAGAGTCATTCCAACAAGAATTAGTCAATCAATTTGCCGATTTGGTGGTGAGCGCAGACTTTCTCAGCTTGACGAGCTATCCATTATGCATGGAGATTTGGACAGACAAAAAAAAATATTATTTACGATTTACCTTTGATAAAACACAGTTCCCCAATCAAGTTATCAAACAATTATCCGAAAATATAGAGTTATTTTTCAAAGAACTTTGCAATAATCACGAATTATCTGTTGCAAATTTTTGCATCGCAAAGCATACAATCAAGAAAAAAATAAAAAAAGAACTTGAAAGGTTTGATATGGTTAGCATGATGGAAAAAAATTTTTCTGCTATGGAAACAAAAGTAGCATTAAGATGTAAAAATATTGAGCTAACATATTTAGAGTTGGCTACTATATCAAATAATCTGATGAGATTAATTAGAAACCAATGTCCTGACAGCCAATTAATTCTAGTATGTTTAGAACGCTCAACTGATTTGGTTATTGCAATAATTACAGCAATTCGATTAGGTAAAACAGTAATGCCAGTTGACAGCACTTTACCACAACAAAGAATTGATAAACTATTACTGTTATCTAATTGTGATTTAATAATAACTGACAACTGCAATATAGATCGATTTAGTCAAAAAATTGCGAAGATATTAAACATCAATACGAAAACGGTCTATATAAATAAATCCATTCATCCAAAAACCAAATATAACGCAGACTATGCCATATTCACATCAGGCACAACAGGAAAACCAAAGGGAGTTCTTGTGCAACGCGCTGGCATTTCAAATACTGTTAAGTCGCTCATCAAACATATGAAACTAACATGTAACGATAACTTTTTATCTGTAGCCAACTTTGGGTTTGATATGGCTATTATTGATATATGGATGCCATTAACTCTTGGGGCCACACTGACTATTGCAACAGAAGAAGAAAGAATAACTCCTGAAACGATAATAAGTCTAATTGAGAAATACAAAATCAATTATATGGGTGCAACACCCGCCTTCTGGCAAGCACTAGTTGATTCCAAACTCACAAAGCCATCGCATAAAATTAAAATTTTGACAGGCGGGGAAACACTTCCGAAAAACTTAGCAAGGTCACTCATCAAGATCGGAAGTTTATACAATATTTATGGGCCTACAGAAAATAGTATATGTTCCACAATAAAAACCGTTATTGACGAAAATGATATTACTATTGGCAAACCAATTAATAATGTGAATTATGAGATAAGAGATATATTTGGTAAAAGTGCTCCGTGTTATGCTATAGGAGAAATTCAATTATCAGGGATAGGCTTGTCCCCCGGATATTTAAATGATCATGAAATAAGCCATACTTATTTGACAGGTGACTTGGCTTTTGTTAATGACAAGTCAGACATCGTTTTTTGTGGTAGAGCTGATCAACAAATAAAAATTAGTGGCTATAGAGTCAACAAAGATGAGGTTGTTGACGAAATAGAAAAAATACCAGGTGTTAAAAAGGCAGTTCTGGTTGACACTAAAAGTAATAATGAAACTTATAAGCAGGTTACCTTAACTGCTTATATTGTACCAAAGGCAGTAACAAAATTATCTGTTTTCAAACAAGAAATCGTCAATCATCTCATCGAAGTGTTTCCTCACTATATGATACCCACTAAATACGCTTTTTTATCGCACTATCCAACCAATCAAAATGGAAAGTTAGATATGAAAAATTTAGGTGAGTTCATCCTGAATGATGAGCCCATCGTACAAAATAGTCAGGATGAAATTATCGGAAAAATTGCTTCCATATGGTCAATAATATTAAATACTAAGGTTGATAAAAATCATAATAAAAACTTTTTTGAGCTAGGTGGCAACTCTATAAAAACTACCAAATTAGTCAGCCTTTTGAAAACACATTTTGATAACGTTGACATTAATGTGGTTGATATTTATCGAAATCCTATGTTATTTAGCCAAGCAAGCCTAGTTGCATCTGGGGAAAAAACCACAAGCAACACTATAAAACGCGACTCCAAAATGCGAAATGAAACTCAGTTTGCGATTATTGGAATGTCTTGTAGAGCACCAGATATTGAATCAACAGAAGATCTTTGGGATGTTCTATCCAATAAAAGAATAACCCTTAGTAAACATCAAAATGAGCATATTAATGCAAGCAACTTCGTTTCTACATGTGGAGTCTATGCAAATACTTATTACTTCGACAATGCTTTTTTTAATATTACGAATAGTGAAGCACGAAATCTTGACCCACAGCACAGAATATTACTAGAAATCAGCTATGAAGCGCTTGATGATGCAGGATATTGTGTTAATAAACCAGAAAAAACTGGTGTTTTTACATCATGTGGTGAGAATTATTATAACTATAATTTCCCAGATCGTGTTAATTGTTTTAGTCTAAATAACATTAAGCATCAACTAAATACATCGCCGTCATTCTCGGCTTCCCATATTGCATACTATTTAAACCTAACTGGCCCAGCCATTCATATTGATACGGCATGTTCATCCTCTCTTGTTGCTATTACAAAAGCGTGTCAAAGCATAAAAGACGGAGAATCCGATATTGCTATAGTCGCTGGTGTATCACTAATACTTCCTGAATTTTCAGGTTATTTATATCACAAAGATGGTATTTTTTCAGAAACTGGCGAATGTAGAGTATTTGATCAAAAATCGAATGGTGCTGTCCCTTCCTCTGGCGCAGGTGCATTGATATTAAAGCCGTTATCCAAGGCTATAGAGGATAAAGACAATATTTATGGTATTATCAAAGGTTACTCCGTTAATAATGATGGGAATAATAAAGCGAGCTATACGGCGCCGTCAGTAGATTCCCAGGTAAGATGCTTAACAGATGCTTTACAAAATGCAAATATTAAAACTGATGAAATAGATTATATTGAAGCACATGGAACGGGAACATATATCGGTGATCCTGTTGAACTGCAGGCTATATGTGAAGCGTATAGTGAACGACAGAACCCAGTTAACATAGGATCTTTGAAGGCTAATATTGGCCATACGAATCAAGCAGCTGGAATATTAGGGGTAATTAAGCTTCTGCTTATGATTAAAAATCAATCTATACCTCCACAACCATCCTTTGATAGTTTAAATAAAAATATTAAAACTGATTTAATTAAAATTGAAAAAGAACGTATAAATGCAAGCATTAACACTTGTGCAATCAGCTCATTTGGGCTAGGTGGAACAAATGCACATGTAATAATAACCCGTTATAAAGACACCAAAGCACAAGAATATACAGCAAAAAATTCATATGTGCTTATTCCTGTTAGCGCAAGAAGTGAAAATTTACTAGAAAAAAAGATAATTTCGCTACGAAATTTCTTAATCAGAATTAGAAGTGAAAGCTCATACGATCAAGCATCATTTCTTTATAATCTTGCGTATACACTTCAATACAAAAAAAACCATTGCCAATCACGTATTTTATTTGTTGTTAGCACCTTAGATCAACTAATTCTCCAGCTTGAGGAGCCATATGATCAGGGAAAAATGATTTATTCCATTCCTGATAAAAAAACCATCTCACTTGCAAGAAATTGGTTGTCTGGAGATATCGTTAACTGGAAAAGTTTGCGCCAGAATCCAAATGCAAAAACAACGCATGTCCCAATTTGTGTATGGGATAAAAACAAGCTTAATATTGCACAGGATATTAATATTAAACATAACAAACTAGGTGATAACAACGCCCTTGCTCAAGAAAAATTAATTGAAATATGGAAATACTATTTCAACGAAAATATTAATGTAACATCTGATTTCTACGATCTTGGTGGCGATTCTTTGATGGCCATTGAAATGGCCGACTCGATTTCGAAATTTTTTTCAATTAAAATAAATCCTAACACGCTCTTAGAAAAAAGAAATATAATAGAATTATCTATGTTAATTCAAGAGCTTGAGCATAACTCAAAAAAACAAAAAATATGCTTTTTAATACGACAAGGCACTACAGGAAAAAACTTATTCTTTTTGCCTCCAATTGGTGGTACATCTTTTTGTTATATAACTTTATCAAAGTATATTTCATCAGAATATAATATTTATGTATTAAATGATCCTGATATAGATAGTATAGAGTGCCAATACAGGTCTATTAGCGATATGGCAAAATTTTATTATGATGAAATACTTCGCATACAACCCAGCGGGAAATACAACTTAGCAGGATTATCGCTTGGCGGCATATTATCAATAGAAATAGCCCTAAAATTACAAGAACAACAAAAGACCTTAGGTTTTATCGGGCTAATAGAAAGCTGGGCAAAAGTGCCGTCTGAGCTACTGGATATGAATATTTTTTATTCCATTATTCAGCATCAGCATGATGTAATACTTAAGCAAATTGAGAATACCCCATACAAAATTAGTAAATCACCATGGTTAAAAGTACAAAATGCTAGAATGAATCAGTTGTTTTTGCATAAACAGAAGCCATTTAATTTTCCAGCTATACTTTTCAAAGCAAATGAGACAAACAAATATTTTGCACCGATCGACGAGGACACTAATCACTGGAGTTTTTACACGCAGAGTAATTTAACAATCCATAAGTGTAACGGAAACCATGAAACAATTCTTTATGGTGAATATGGGAAAGCCCTGTCTATACTTATCAATGAATATTTAGAATAA
- a CDS encoding SURF1 family protein → MNKDSQSGATSSRLRFTPSIGLTLLFLIFFTVFIALGIWQINRYHQKKQLQITYQNRAQQPSLTLNDLNTNPSSMRYSPLSVTGFYQNQYTLFLDNIIHQHRMGYYVFTLFKPNSGDQWLLINRGWIQASLHREQLPQIPPITNIETVQGIIDVPSRNPYALGKAAENPGQWPLRITYLDLSELTHLLPHPVYPFILLLNKNAEHGFVRDWKPVTRDPNKHLGYAFQWFAFAVVLLCLYIGLNIHRTEDTLNEST, encoded by the coding sequence ATGAACAAAGATTCACAAAGTGGCGCAACATCATCACGCCTCCGCTTCACACCAAGCATCGGCTTAACACTGTTATTTTTAATTTTTTTTACGGTATTTATTGCCTTAGGAATTTGGCAAATCAATCGTTATCATCAAAAAAAACAGTTACAGATAACTTATCAAAATCGTGCGCAACAACCTTCTTTAACACTTAACGATCTCAACACCAATCCCAGCTCAATGCGTTACTCTCCACTGAGTGTCACGGGATTTTATCAAAATCAATATACCTTGTTTTTGGATAATATTATTCATCAACATCGTATGGGCTATTATGTATTCACTTTATTTAAGCCTAACTCAGGTGATCAATGGTTGTTGATTAATCGCGGATGGATTCAAGCCTCTTTGCATCGCGAACAATTACCTCAAATTCCGCCTATAACGAACATAGAAACCGTCCAAGGCATTATCGATGTTCCCAGTCGAAATCCCTATGCCCTCGGAAAAGCCGCTGAAAACCCAGGGCAATGGCCATTACGAATAACCTATCTCGACTTATCGGAATTAACCCATCTCCTGCCTCATCCTGTCTATCCTTTTATTTTATTATTAAATAAAAATGCAGAACACGGATTTGTCCGTGACTGGAAACCGGTGACACGCGATCCTAATAAACATTTAGGTTATGCCTTTCAATGGTTTGCATTTGCAGTTGTGTTATTATGTTTATACATTGGATTAAATATTCATCGCACGGAGGACACCTTGAATGAATCGACCTAA
- a CDS encoding LysR family transcriptional regulator, producing MSLLNPQLQAFQAIVKYKTVHGAASAINLTQTAVTQRIRALETKLKTTLFIRTRRGMMLTSEGEALLRYCQTIREIEGETLAKIKGVGIEADIQLNIAGPTSIMRSRIIPQCVTVAKKFPRLSLRFDINDREDYCVKSIRSGENQLAIVQQQNVLPELQTKLLKPEHYVLVCTPAWKHRKLREIITNERIIDFDPSDNLTYAYLKHYNLFDLARHDRQFANRTESLALMVTEGLGYGLLSKEFSKSYLEAGELILLNSGKFYINKISLIWYERPEPPTYFSALLNAII from the coding sequence ATGAGTTTACTGAATCCACAGCTACAAGCTTTTCAGGCAATTGTTAAATACAAAACGGTACATGGCGCTGCAAGTGCTATCAATCTTACACAAACAGCAGTAACCCAACGTATTCGTGCATTAGAAACTAAATTAAAAACAACATTATTTATTCGTACTCGCCGAGGAATGATGCTTACATCAGAAGGAGAAGCATTACTCCGTTATTGTCAAACCATTCGAGAAATAGAAGGAGAAACGTTAGCTAAAATTAAAGGAGTTGGAATTGAAGCTGATATTCAATTGAATATAGCTGGACCCACCAGTATTATGCGCTCTAGGATCATTCCGCAATGTGTTACGGTGGCAAAAAAATTTCCCAGACTATCCCTACGTTTTGATATTAATGACAGGGAGGATTATTGCGTTAAGTCTATTCGATCCGGTGAAAACCAATTGGCAATTGTTCAACAGCAAAACGTTTTGCCTGAACTGCAAACGAAACTGTTAAAACCTGAGCATTATGTGCTGGTTTGTACTCCAGCATGGAAACATAGAAAGTTACGAGAAATAATAACCAATGAGCGAATTATAGATTTCGATCCATCAGATAATTTAACTTATGCTTACCTTAAGCATTATAATCTTTTTGACCTAGCTCGCCATGATAGACAATTTGCAAATCGCACCGAATCACTCGCTCTTATGGTTACTGAAGGATTAGGATATGGTTTGCTTAGTAAAGAATTTAGCAAATCTTACCTCGAGGCTGGTGAACTCATTTTATTAAATTCAGGTAAATTTTATATAAACAAGATTTCATTAATATGGTATGAGCGACCTGAACCACCTACTTATTTTTCAGCATTATTAAATGCAATTATTTAA
- a CDS encoding SCO family protein, whose protein sequence is MENTRPFWWKIVGVGLMILAGLVFALITNIKPGWMQVKEKNQQTHLIENGTYFPTARLLPAFNLQSKQGAFSNAELKQHWSFLFFGFTHCQNICPTTMASLNRVANLLKQEPENNVTQFIFVSIDPKRDTLPIVESYVKQFNPNFIGVTGDEQAIQQLTQKIGIFYQTVTQENNAKVADYDIDHSGSVLLINPEGNIQALFRMPFKPQEMVKDFKKIAAA, encoded by the coding sequence ATGGAAAATACCAGACCATTTTGGTGGAAAATTGTCGGTGTAGGATTAATGATTTTAGCAGGCTTGGTGTTTGCACTGATCACCAATATTAAACCCGGATGGATGCAAGTCAAAGAAAAAAATCAGCAAACTCATCTGATTGAAAATGGCACGTATTTTCCCACGGCACGATTGTTACCTGCATTTAATTTACAAAGCAAACAAGGCGCATTTAGCAATGCTGAACTAAAACAACATTGGTCATTTTTATTTTTTGGCTTTACTCACTGTCAAAATATTTGCCCAACCACCATGGCCAGTTTAAATCGCGTGGCTAATTTGTTAAAACAAGAACCAGAGAATAACGTAACTCAATTTATTTTTGTGTCGATTGATCCCAAACGTGACACACTGCCCATTGTCGAAAGTTATGTTAAACAATTTAATCCTAACTTTATTGGTGTGACTGGCGATGAACAGGCGATTCAACAATTAACACAAAAAATTGGTATTTTTTATCAAACGGTCACCCAAGAAAATAATGCTAAGGTTGCTGATTATGATATTGATCACAGTGGTTCGGTTTTATTAATTAATCCTGAGGGAAATATCCAAGCATTATTCAGAATGCCATTTAAGCCACAAGAAATGGTGAAGGATTTTAAGAAAATTGCGGCAGCATAA
- a CDS encoding SDR family oxidoreductase: protein MKDLAIVTGGTSGIGKALVEKLASQGITVITVGRDDERLAALSDSEFAENIIAIKADITKESHLGRILEQIASLMSTHHLTLLIHNATTLLPIKAITDVTGDEARVQMDVNYTGPMLLTNQVTKYLYKGARILFLSTGAAETAIPKIVPHCAAKAAQLILAAGYKDTFKSKDIFVGIVRPGMVDTPAQEFVRSFSEDELPFSSISKETHSSGKLITPSDCADLLFALLRSTDSEIYSATWPWSLSNEEHLVTLRQMIKRDSERSVISLTK, encoded by the coding sequence ATGAAAGACCTAGCAATTGTTACAGGTGGTACAAGTGGGATTGGAAAAGCACTTGTTGAAAAGCTAGCAAGCCAAGGCATTACCGTGATAACTGTTGGTCGAGACGATGAAAGGCTAGCAGCTCTAAGTGATAGTGAGTTTGCTGAAAACATTATTGCGATAAAAGCTGATATAACTAAAGAGTCACATTTAGGCCGCATTTTAGAACAAATAGCCTCTTTGATGTCTACACATCACTTAACTTTATTGATACATAATGCTACTACATTACTTCCAATTAAGGCTATTACAGACGTTACAGGGGATGAAGCACGTGTGCAAATGGACGTTAACTACACAGGTCCAATGCTTTTAACGAATCAAGTAACCAAATATTTATATAAAGGTGCTCGTATCTTATTCTTATCGACGGGCGCTGCGGAAACAGCAATTCCCAAAATAGTTCCTCACTGTGCTGCTAAGGCTGCTCAATTAATATTAGCTGCTGGCTATAAAGACACATTTAAAAGTAAAGATATTTTTGTTGGAATCGTACGTCCTGGCATGGTTGATACACCAGCGCAGGAATTTGTTAGATCATTCAGTGAGGACGAACTTCCTTTTTCATCAATCTCAAAAGAAACTCATAGTTCTGGAAAATTGATAACGCCGAGCGATTGTGCTGATTTATTGTTTGCTTTGTTACGCAGCACAGACTCTGAAATTTACTCGGCAACTTGGCCTTGGTCTTTATCTAATGAGGAACATTTAGTCACATTAAGACAAATGATAAAAAGAGATAGCGAGCGATCTGTAATAAGTTTAACAAAGTAG
- the lptG gene encoding LPS export ABC transporter permease LptG yields MKQFLLTRYLVITIISSILLVLTVLLGMDLFVQFLNEIDDIGQGHYHLLQAIGVAFLNMPQSVYQFFPMAGLVGSLLALGNLAQNSELIVMRAAGMSVWQIIRNVMLAAIIMMIPITFLGEWIAPHALQVATDKKMQAISGGQVLRNLNGSWVRDNNTFIYIRAVLSKQELQGIHWYHLNPRNMQVDEIGVAERAQFSQQHWQLIHANITTLDGLQKVSSQQYATISWQVNLHPHVLVLGNIDPDEMNLIQLWQYMQFRRHNNLQSSQYDLNFWQRILQPFASMIMILLAVPFIFGPLRGVTMGLRIITGVGMGILFYFANQLFGPFSMVYQFPAFWAAAIPIIVFAGIGLFLLRKAN; encoded by the coding sequence ATGAAACAGTTTTTGTTAACACGCTATCTTGTTATTACGATTATTTCCTCAATTCTTTTAGTGTTAACAGTGTTATTAGGCATGGATTTATTCGTGCAATTTTTAAATGAAATTGATGATATTGGTCAGGGACATTATCATCTCCTGCAAGCCATTGGTGTTGCTTTTTTAAATATGCCGCAATCTGTTTATCAATTTTTTCCTATGGCAGGATTAGTCGGTAGTTTATTAGCGTTGGGCAATCTTGCGCAAAACAGTGAATTAATCGTAATGCGCGCGGCTGGCATGTCGGTGTGGCAAATTATTCGCAATGTGATGTTGGCGGCAATTATTATGATGATACCCATTACCTTTTTAGGGGAGTGGATTGCACCGCATGCTCTGCAAGTGGCTACCGATAAAAAAATGCAAGCGATTAGTGGCGGGCAAGTCCTACGTAATTTAAATGGATCGTGGGTGCGAGATAATAATACGTTTATTTATATTCGTGCTGTATTATCCAAGCAAGAACTGCAAGGTATTCATTGGTATCACCTTAATCCTCGTAACATGCAGGTGGATGAAATTGGAGTGGCCGAGCGTGCTCAATTTTCCCAGCAACACTGGCAATTAATTCATGCGAATATCACCACGTTAGATGGGCTACAAAAAGTATCATCTCAACAGTATGCGACTATCTCTTGGCAAGTGAATTTGCATCCACATGTGTTAGTGTTAGGAAACATCGACCCCGATGAAATGAATTTAATTCAATTATGGCAATATATGCAATTTCGCCGCCATAACAATCTTCAATCCAGTCAATATGATTTAAATTTTTGGCAGCGTATCTTACAGCCTTTTGCTTCCATGATTATGATTTTATTAGCCGTGCCATTTATTTTTGGTCCGTTACGTGGCGTGACGATGGGCTTGCGAATTATTACGGGTGTTGGCATGGGAATTTTATTTTATTTTGCTAATCAATTATTCGGACCCTTCAGTATGGTATATCAATTTCCTGCCTTTTGGGCTGCTGCAATTCCCATTATCGTATTTGCAGGAATAGGATTATTTTTATTACGTAAAGCAAACTAG
- a CDS encoding SCO family protein: protein MNRPNNLSFRRYGLPILLLLLFIGPMIAAWSLYRSGGEFIEDTVNRGTLIQPPAVLQNLTLKTVNGFSVNPNYLQGKWLLLYVTPAQCSQTCLDNLKNLQSIVRALGKDQNRVQRVIITPSTIDSVQNNEAIAKVFPDTIQASVNPVAWKNFIAQIKVKSFNPNQAHVFIADPLKNIMLTYQDNTKPRPIYQDLKRLLQVSQIG from the coding sequence ATGAATCGACCTAATAATCTCTCTTTTCGACGTTACGGTTTGCCCATTTTATTGCTGTTATTATTTATAGGCCCAATGATTGCGGCATGGAGTTTATATCGCAGTGGAGGTGAATTCATTGAAGATACCGTTAATCGTGGAACACTAATTCAACCCCCGGCTGTTTTACAAAATTTAACGCTAAAAACGGTTAATGGATTTAGCGTCAATCCAAACTATCTCCAAGGAAAATGGCTGTTATTGTATGTTACCCCCGCGCAGTGCTCACAAACGTGTTTAGATAATTTAAAAAATTTACAATCCATTGTGCGTGCTTTAGGCAAAGATCAAAACCGCGTGCAACGCGTTATCATCACGCCATCTACTATCGACTCCGTACAAAATAACGAAGCCATCGCCAAAGTCTTTCCCGATACTATCCAAGCCAGTGTCAATCCTGTGGCGTGGAAAAATTTTATTGCTCAAATCAAGGTAAAATCCTTTAACCCAAATCAAGCTCACGTTTTTATTGCCGATCCGCTAAAAAATATTATGTTAACGTATCAGGATAATACCAAACCCAGACCCATTTATCAGGATTTAAAACGTTTGCTACAAGTATCACAGATTGGTTAA